The genomic interval GGTGGCTTCCAGCGGCAGAACGACTTCACCAACGTGCAGCCTTGGATCTTGTGGATCAGCCGCGCGCCCTCGAACATCCAGACGGAGATCGACAACGGCTTGGGCGTCGTGTGGACGGGCAGCAACGTGCCGGTCAATCAAGGGGTCGGTCACGTCTACGGGGTGGATCGCTTCCAGAAGAAGGTCGTCTTTCGCTACGACCACGTGGAGAAGGCCAACCACGGGTGGGGCGCGGCCTACGGGGACGCCCTGCAGATCCGCTTCAGCGCCTACGCCGGCTCGAAGATCCGGGTGACCTTCGCCCGCGTGCGGCAAGCGCGGGATCCGTGGCCAGAAGCCAGCTTGGGGAAGAGCGAGCAGTACCCCTGATCTGACATTGCATGACAGGGCGTGGCGCTCCTGGCTTGCTTCCCGGGCGGCTGCTATTATGTTCAGTAGTCATGGCACTGCCGGCCCAGGTCCTCGAGCGGCTTCCCCCAGATTTACGGCGAAAAGTCGGGATCCCTGCGTCTTCTGCTCCCGAGGTCCTGCCTTTGGGGCTGGGGGAGTTGGATTCGGCGCTGCCTGGGGGCGGCTTGCTTCGAGGAGGGGTCGTGGAGCTGTCGGTGCGCGGCGGCGCTGCCCTCGCCACCCGGATCGGACTTTCGGCCTGTCACGGCGCACAGCAAAGGGCGCAGGAGCAAGGAGGCCAAACGCCCTGGTGTGCGTTCGTGGATCCTTCCGCCAGCCTACACGGGCCCGGGGTCGCGCGGGCGGGGGTCACGCTGGAACGCTTGCTCGTGGTCCGGCCGCCGCTTTCGGCGCTGTCGCGGGTCGCCCTGCGCATCGTGGAGTCGAAGGCCTTTGCCGTCGTCGTGATCGACACCGCGGGAGTGCCGGGGGCGAGCCTGGACGTCGGGCTCGGGAGCTGGCAGCGCGTCGTGCGCCGGCTATCCATCGCTGTGGAGGGCTCGGCGGCCAGCGTGCTCCTGATCACGGAAGCAGCGGCGCGCCGCCCCTTGCCGCTGCCCGTGGCCCAACGCATCGAGCTGTCACGCCCGGCTCCGGAGCTTTTGGGCGTGCGCGTCACGAAGGATCGTCGAGGTCGCGTGGGTCCGCTCCGCACCGTCGCCTGGGAAAAGACGACGCCGGCACCGCTGTCGCGGACGTCGGAACGGCCATCCAAGGGGAGTCATGCCCTCCGCCTCAGCGGCTGAGCGCCGCATCGCTGCCATCGAGCTACCGGAGCTCTTGTGCGAGCTGGCGGAGGCGGAGCTCGGGCTTTTGCGCCGGCTGTCGGGCAAGGAGCGGGAGCGCCGTCCCCTCGGCGTGGTGCTGAGTGAAGATCCGTTGGAAGCAACGGCGGTGCTCGAGGCCGTCAACGCTCCGGCGGCGCGCTTCGGTGTGCGCGCCGGGCAGACCATCGCGGAAGCCTGCGTGCTGGTGGCGCACCTGGTCGCGCACCCGCTGAAGCCCGCGCGGGTCCAGGCCACCCTGGGGCGCATCGCGGAGGCCGCCTTGGCCTACGGCGCCAGCGTCGGGATCGAAGCGCCGAGCACCGTGTGGGTCGACATCAGCGGGGCGGCACACTTGGTGGGCGGAGAAGCCGCCCTCGCCGAGGAGCTCGCGCGAACCGTGCGGGAGCTCGGGCACGCGGGGCGCGTTGCCATCGCCAGCGGCCCGCGTCTCGCCCAGGCCTTCGCGCGCTTTGGTCCTTCGCCGGTCCAGGTGGTGCCTTCGAAAGACGGCGCCCGGGCCATGGGAGAGCTGCCGGTGGCCGCTTTGCCCGTCAGCATGGAGATCGCCAGTTGGTTTTCTCGGCTCGGCATCATCTCCGTCGCGGATCTCGCGCAGCTACCGCGGGCGGCCAGCGCTGCGCGTCTCGGGGATCGTGCTTCGGAGATCTTGGATCTCGCCGAGGGTCGAGATGCCACGCCCCTCGTCGCTTACCGCTTACCTACGGTGCCGGAAGAAGACAGCAGCTGGGAGGAGGGCGTCAGTGGTTCGGAGCCGCTGTTGTTCGTGCTGCGCGGTCTCGCGGCGCGGCTCTCCGCACGCCTCGCGGGGCGTGGGGAAGCAGCACAAAGACTCGAGCTCGTGGTGGAGCACGATCGCTCCATCGCGCGGCTGCGCGGCGCGGCGCCGGAAACCACCCTGCGCTTCGAGCTGGCTTCGCCGCTGTGGCGGGAGGCGGAGCTGGTGCGCGTGGTCGCCGCGCGCCTCGAGCGCACGGAGCTGTCGGCCCCCAGCATCGGGCTTCGGCTCTCGGCCCCCGCGGTGATCCGCGCGCTCGGTCGTCAGCTGGATCTGTCACGGGTCAGCGGCGGGCTCACCGGCACCCCCGGCGTAGAATCACTGCCGGTGTTGCTCGCGGAGCTCTCGTCGGACATCGGCAAGGAGCGCGTGGGGGTGCTCACCCTGGCGGACTCTCATCGCCCGGAAGCGCGGAGTCAGCTCTCGCCGGCGCCGGGCGCGCCGCTTCCGCGGCGGACCAACAAGAAAACGAAAAAGAAACGGGCAGCGCAGCTGCCGCTGAGCCGCGTGCGGCCGGCCGGCTCGGAGGGCGAGGCGCCCACCCGTCTGTTGCCGGAGCCGCTGCAGCTGTCCGTGGGGCTGCGTCGCGGCGCCACGCTGCGCATCGAGCATCGCCTGTTCACGATCGAGCGCGTGCGCTTCGTGGAGCGGCTGGAAGCCGTGGAGTGGTGGACCGGCGCGCCGGTGTCGCGGGATTACCTGCGCATCACCTTGGGCGGGGTGGAGGGCGTGATCGACGCGCTGGTGTACGTGGATCGGGTGAACGGCAAGCGCTACCTGCACGCCATCGCGGACTGAGCGACGTTCGCCTCGATCTTCAGAGCTGAGCCACGGACGGCTTCATCGGGCCGTTGGCGGTGCCGCCGCCCTTGAGCTTCATGCCGCCGAAGGGCGTGACGGACGGGATCTTCGCGAAGGTCGCGTCCAGCTTGCCGATCATCTCTTCCAGCTTGTCCGGATCCTGCTTGGAGAGATCCTGCTTTTCCGCGGGGTCGTCCTTCAAGTTGAACAGCTTGTGGCGGTAGCCCTTGCCGCTACCGAAGCGAATCAGCTTGTAGTCGCCATCGATGATGGCCCGGCGCTGCTCCTGGATGTTGTCGGCGGCGAGCTCGAGGGCGATGAGCTTGTCCTTGCCCTGGGCGCCGTCGATCTCCGGCACCAGGCTCTCGCCTTCGAAGCTCGGCAAGGCCGGCTGACCCATGAGCTCCGCGATGGTCGGCGCCAGATCCAGGTGCGTGTGGGGCGCCTTCACGCGCCGCGGCTTCGCACCGGGCACGTGCACGATGAGCGGCACGCGCACCACTTCCTCGTACAGCTCGTGAGCGTGCTGCATGAGGCCGTGCTCGCCGAAGGCCTCGCCGTGGTCCGAGCTCACGATGACCGCGGTCTTGTCCCACCACGGTTGCTTCTCCGCCCAGGTCAAGAACTTCCCGATCCACATGTCGGTGAAATGCACTTCGTTGTCGTACACGTCCCGCGGTGAATTGCCGTAGTCCGGCGCTTCGGCGTGCTTGATGTAGTCGTGGTGCGGATCCGTGTAGTGCGTCCAGGCGAAGAACTGCCCGCCCACGTTCTTGGCATCCGAGAGCAGCTCGATCAGGGTGCTGGTGGTCTTCTCGCTGGTGACGAACTTGTCGGTCTTCTCGTCGTAGGTGATGCCCTTGACCATGTCCCACACGTCGAAGCCCTGATCGAGGCCCTTGCCGCGGTTGAAATACATGTGGGACTGCAGCCCAATCGTGCGGATGCCCTTCGCTTGCAGTGCCTCCGGCAAAAACTCGTTGGCGTCGGTGTAGCCCGCGAAGAAGTAGCCGCTGCGGTACAGCGTGGAGGCGTAGCGCCCGGTCAGCATCGCCGGCACGCTCTGCGCGGTGAAGCTCGTCGTCGCTCGATGATTGTCGAACACGACGCTGTCCTTCTCGAGCTTGGACAGATTCGGCGCGATGTCCCGGGAGTAGCCGTCGAAGGGCCGCAGGGCATCCACCGTGAGCAGGATCACGTTCAGGGGACCGCGCTCTCGCTTCTTGTCGACCTTGGCTTCGGCTGCCTTTGTCGGTGTGTCCGCGGAAACGCCCC from Polyangiaceae bacterium carries:
- a CDS encoding DNA polymerase Y family protein; this translates as MPSASAAERRIAAIELPELLCELAEAELGLLRRLSGKERERRPLGVVLSEDPLEATAVLEAVNAPAARFGVRAGQTIAEACVLVAHLVAHPLKPARVQATLGRIAEAALAYGASVGIEAPSTVWVDISGAAHLVGGEAALAEELARTVRELGHAGRVAIASGPRLAQAFARFGPSPVQVVPSKDGARAMGELPVAALPVSMEIASWFSRLGIISVADLAQLPRAASAARLGDRASEILDLAEGRDATPLVAYRLPTVPEEDSSWEEGVSGSEPLLFVLRGLAARLSARLAGRGEAAQRLELVVEHDRSIARLRGAAPETTLRFELASPLWREAELVRVVAARLERTELSAPSIGLRLSAPAVIRALGRQLDLSRVSGGLTGTPGVESLPVLLAELSSDIGKERVGVLTLADSHRPEARSQLSPAPGAPLPRRTNKKTKKKRAAQLPLSRVRPAGSEGEAPTRLLPEPLQLSVGLRRGATLRIEHRLFTIERVRFVERLEAVEWWTGAPVSRDYLRITLGGVEGVIDALVYVDRVNGKRYLHAIAD
- a CDS encoding recombinase A, which produces MALPAQVLERLPPDLRRKVGIPASSAPEVLPLGLGELDSALPGGGLLRGGVVELSVRGGAALATRIGLSACHGAQQRAQEQGGQTPWCAFVDPSASLHGPGVARAGVTLERLLVVRPPLSALSRVALRIVESKAFAVVVIDTAGVPGASLDVGLGSWQRVVRRLSIAVEGSAASVLLITEAAARRPLPLPVAQRIELSRPAPELLGVRVTKDRRGRVGPLRTVAWEKTTPAPLSRTSERPSKGSHALRLSG
- a CDS encoding sulfatase, with the translated sequence MNLDRSLLVALPFLTFGCGQDPAPAPAPTPAPQKAAAHATERGVSADTPTKAAEAKVDKKRERGPLNVILLTVDALRPFDGYSRDIAPNLSKLEKDSVVFDNHRATTSFTAQSVPAMLTGRYASTLYRSGYFFAGYTDANEFLPEALQAKGIRTIGLQSHMYFNRGKGLDQGFDVWDMVKGITYDEKTDKFVTSEKTTSTLIELLSDAKNVGGQFFAWTHYTDPHHDYIKHAEAPDYGNSPRDVYDNEVHFTDMWIGKFLTWAEKQPWWDKTAVIVSSDHGEAFGEHGLMQHAHELYEEVVRVPLIVHVPGAKPRRVKAPHTHLDLAPTIAELMGQPALPSFEGESLVPEIDGAQGKDKLIALELAADNIQEQRRAIIDGDYKLIRFGSGKGYRHKLFNLKDDPAEKQDLSKQDPDKLEEMIGKLDATFAKIPSVTPFGGMKLKGGGTANGPMKPSVAQL